One window from the genome of Halobellus ruber encodes:
- a CDS encoding ABC transporter substrate-binding protein: MARDIVRRDFIKRVGAAGAIGASGLAGCIGSPDGGGGGGDDGGEMTETDSGGGDDGGEMTETDSGGGAEGPDGLVVIGYPESGIQLFRDYYSASDGNEEILVSDGLRDPAMPGQVGNDMANVTGTAPAAGGPSQEAFNELFQEEYDASPGVFTAQSYDSVAIQLLANAAAGENDGTAIRDQMRNVANPGGMEVTPDNLIAGIEAAANGEDVNYQGASSVTNFNEAGDPASAAYNIWEFNADDGSVENVEKQSFEGANPEGAGPSADSIPGGTDREMSVGILLPETGGLASVGGPMIQAAQLPAMQVNDANPAGLSVNAQLEDTQTSPSAGTAAAESLVSAGVPSVCGSASSGVNVPVSQQVFIPNEIVGCSPSSTALSVTNLDDNDYIFRTAPSDLLQGRVMAQVMANRLGADTVSVLHVNNDYGQQLAGRFVETFEGEVYHQVAFNKGASSYSSVISTALSPPDS, encoded by the coding sequence ATGGCACGTGATATCGTCCGTCGCGACTTCATAAAGCGCGTCGGTGCCGCGGGCGCGATCGGCGCATCGGGACTGGCTGGTTGTATCGGGAGCCCCGACGGCGGTGGGGGCGGCGGCGACGACGGTGGCGAGATGACCGAGACCGACTCCGGCGGGGGCGACGACGGTGGCGAGATGACCGAGACCGACTCCGGCGGCGGCGCCGAGGGCCCCGACGGCCTCGTCGTGATCGGTTATCCCGAGAGCGGGATCCAACTGTTCCGGGACTACTACAGCGCCTCCGACGGCAACGAGGAGATCCTGGTCTCCGACGGCCTCCGCGACCCGGCGATGCCCGGCCAGGTCGGCAACGACATGGCGAACGTCACCGGAACGGCGCCCGCCGCGGGCGGACCGAGCCAGGAGGCGTTCAACGAACTGTTCCAGGAGGAGTACGACGCCTCCCCCGGCGTGTTCACCGCCCAGTCGTACGACTCGGTGGCGATCCAGCTGCTCGCGAACGCCGCGGCCGGCGAGAACGACGGCACGGCGATCCGCGACCAGATGCGGAACGTCGCCAACCCCGGCGGGATGGAAGTCACCCCGGACAACCTCATCGCGGGGATCGAGGCCGCGGCGAACGGCGAGGACGTCAACTACCAGGGGGCGTCGTCGGTAACGAACTTCAACGAGGCCGGTGATCCCGCGTCCGCAGCGTACAACATCTGGGAGTTCAACGCCGACGATGGGAGCGTAGAGAACGTCGAGAAACAGAGCTTCGAGGGTGCCAACCCCGAGGGTGCCGGCCCCTCGGCCGACAGTATACCGGGCGGAACCGACCGCGAGATGTCGGTCGGAATCCTCCTGCCCGAGACGGGCGGACTGGCCTCCGTCGGCGGCCCGATGATCCAGGCCGCCCAGCTGCCGGCGATGCAGGTGAACGACGCCAACCCCGCCGGCCTCTCGGTGAACGCCCAACTCGAGGACACCCAGACATCGCCCAGCGCCGGGACCGCCGCCGCGGAATCGCTGGTGAGCGCGGGTGTGCCGAGCGTCTGTGGGTCGGCGTCGTCGGGTGTGAACGTCCCGGTCTCCCAGCAGGTGTTCATCCCCAACGAGATCGTCGGCTGCTCGCCCTCGTCGACCGCGCTGTCGGTGACGAACCTCGACGACAACGACTACATCTTCCGGACCGCACCGTCCGACCTCCTCCAGGGCCGCGTGATGGCGCAGGTGATGGCCAACCGACTCGGGGCCGACACCGTGTCGGTGCTCCACGTCAACAACGACTACGGCCAACAGCTCGCCGGGCGGTTCGTCGAGACCTTCGAAGGCGAGGTCTACCATCAGGTCGCGTTCAACAAGGGCGCGTCGTCGTACTCCTCAGTCATTAGCACGGCGCTGTCGCCGCCGGACAGCTGA
- a CDS encoding methyl-accepting chemotaxis protein translates to MSTPAAASDREIDPTGNVGVFGEVLVAVGAVPMAIEPYIPAIVRRNFGLRVFLLAFVSIVVAPGIAVVAFDDVLAAALFIAAVVTATGFLGYCEMYRALREINTRIKRVDDGQFDVSFDADRIDEIGETYDALEETARSLGETIERAESERENAEAERERARELHAHLDEQAIAFGETMRAAADGDLTQRLPVDSETESMAEIATAFNGMMDDIEAAVEEIRGFAGEVAAATADAETGAAEIEEASAEVSASVRGIAGDADDQREMLAEVSGEMNDLSATVEEVASSAQTVAETATETAEAAETGATTARDAIDDVREVAAVIDSTVDNVEALEDRMAEIGEIVGLIGDIAEQTNMLALNANIEAARAGSGGGGDGFAVVAEEVKRLAAETGDSAEEIEGLINEVQAQTATTVAEVRTARDHVAESVDAVENVVELFERVSENSQRTDSGIREISDATDDQAASAEEAVSMVEEVEAISRTTAEKAGSASAAAEQQAASVSTVGDTVASLSTVADRLEAVVSAFETGGDHTRPDAGGSPPGRSAVAGDGGRPD, encoded by the coding sequence ATGTCCACACCCGCTGCGGCGTCCGACCGGGAGATCGACCCGACGGGGAACGTCGGGGTCTTCGGCGAGGTGCTCGTCGCCGTCGGGGCGGTCCCGATGGCGATCGAACCGTACATTCCGGCGATCGTTCGCCGAAACTTCGGGCTCCGGGTGTTCCTGCTGGCGTTCGTCTCGATCGTCGTCGCCCCCGGAATCGCGGTCGTCGCGTTCGACGACGTGCTCGCGGCGGCGCTTTTCATCGCCGCCGTCGTGACCGCGACGGGCTTTCTGGGCTACTGTGAGATGTACCGGGCGCTCCGGGAGATCAACACCCGGATCAAGCGAGTCGACGACGGCCAGTTCGACGTCTCCTTCGACGCCGACCGGATCGACGAGATCGGGGAGACCTACGACGCCCTCGAGGAGACCGCACGGTCGCTGGGCGAGACGATCGAGCGGGCGGAGTCCGAACGCGAAAACGCCGAGGCCGAGCGTGAGCGGGCCCGGGAGCTCCACGCCCACCTCGACGAGCAGGCGATCGCGTTCGGCGAGACGATGCGGGCGGCCGCCGACGGCGACCTCACACAGCGGCTCCCCGTCGATTCCGAAACCGAGTCGATGGCGGAGATCGCGACGGCGTTCAACGGGATGATGGACGACATCGAGGCCGCAGTCGAGGAGATCCGCGGGTTCGCCGGGGAGGTCGCCGCCGCGACGGCGGACGCCGAGACCGGGGCCGCGGAGATCGAGGAGGCCAGCGCGGAGGTCAGCGCGTCGGTTCGGGGGATCGCCGGCGACGCCGACGACCAGCGGGAGATGCTCGCGGAGGTGTCCGGAGAGATGAACGACCTCTCGGCGACCGTCGAGGAGGTGGCGTCGTCGGCACAGACGGTCGCCGAGACGGCGACCGAAACCGCCGAGGCCGCAGAGACCGGGGCGACGACCGCCCGCGACGCCATCGACGACGTCCGCGAGGTGGCGGCCGTGATCGATTCCACCGTCGACAACGTCGAGGCCTTGGAGGACCGGATGGCCGAGATCGGCGAGATCGTCGGTCTCATCGGCGACATCGCCGAGCAGACGAACATGCTCGCGTTGAACGCCAACATCGAGGCCGCACGGGCCGGAAGTGGTGGCGGCGGCGACGGCTTCGCGGTCGTCGCCGAGGAGGTCAAGCGACTCGCCGCCGAAACGGGCGACTCCGCCGAGGAGATCGAGGGGCTCATCAACGAGGTCCAAGCGCAGACCGCAACCACCGTCGCGGAGGTCCGCACCGCCCGGGATCACGTCGCCGAGTCGGTCGACGCCGTCGAGAACGTGGTCGAACTGTTCGAGCGCGTCTCCGAGAACAGCCAGCGGACCGACAGCGGGATCCGGGAGATCAGCGACGCGACCGACGATCAGGCCGCCAGCGCCGAGGAGGCGGTGTCGATGGTCGAGGAGGTCGAGGCGATCAGCCGGACCACCGCCGAGAAGGCCGGCTCCGCCTCCGCGGCCGCCGAACAGCAAGCCGCCTCGGTCTCGACGGTCGGCGACACCGTCGCGTCGCTTTCGACGGTCGCCGACCGGCTCGAAGCCGTCGTCTCGGCGTTCGAGACCGGAGGAGATCACACCCGACCCGACGCCGGGGGATCGCCTCCGGGGCGGAGCGCCGTCGCCGGGGACGGCGGCCGTCCCGACTGA
- a CDS encoding ABC transporter ATP-binding protein translates to MSDAAGAEDESAAPPTAPDAAGSDGLNLGSGGPGIGEEYPLQVEGLRKDFGGITAVDDASFRVERGTLTGLIGPNGAGKSTAFNLITGMLEPDAGTVTFDGEDITGLKPHAIANRGLVRTFQIARELQDMTVLENMMLAPKGQRGESLWRSVVPGVRGDVIDQESDLLDRVWEVLEFFDIDHLAEEYAGNLSGGQRKLLELARALLTDPDMLLLDEPFAGVNPSLEKRLLEHIHELREQGYTFLLVEHDMDLIMENCERVIVLHQGRVLTEGTPAEIQADEEVIEAYLGGNV, encoded by the coding sequence ATGAGTGACGCCGCGGGGGCGGAAGACGAGTCGGCAGCCCCCCCGACTGCGCCCGACGCCGCCGGTTCAGACGGCCTGAATCTCGGCTCCGGCGGGCCGGGTATCGGCGAGGAGTACCCCCTCCAGGTCGAGGGGCTCCGGAAGGACTTCGGTGGGATCACTGCAGTCGACGACGCCTCCTTCCGGGTCGAACGCGGGACCCTCACCGGCCTCATCGGCCCCAACGGCGCCGGGAAGTCGACGGCGTTCAACCTCATCACGGGGATGCTCGAACCCGACGCCGGCACCGTGACGTTCGACGGCGAGGACATCACCGGCTTGAAACCGCACGCCATCGCGAACCGCGGGCTGGTGCGCACGTTCCAGATCGCCCGGGAACTTCAGGACATGACCGTCCTCGAGAACATGATGTTGGCGCCGAAGGGCCAGCGCGGGGAGTCGCTGTGGCGGTCGGTCGTCCCAGGGGTTCGCGGCGACGTGATCGACCAGGAGTCGGACCTCCTCGATCGGGTGTGGGAGGTGCTCGAGTTTTTCGACATCGACCACCTCGCCGAGGAGTACGCCGGGAACCTCTCCGGCGGACAGCGGAAGCTACTCGAACTCGCACGTGCGCTGCTCACCGACCCGGATATGTTGCTGTTGGACGAACCGTTCGCGGGCGTAAACCCCTCCCTGGAGAAGCGGCTCTTAGAGCACATCCACGAACTCCGCGAACAGGGCTACACCTTCCTGCTCGTGGAGCACGACATGGACCTGATTATGGAGAACTGCGAGCGCGTCATCGTGCTCCACCAGGGCCGGGTCCTGACCGAGGGGACCCCCGCCGAGATCCAGGCCGACGAGGAAGTCATCGAGGCCTATCTGGGAGGGAACGTATGA
- a CDS encoding ABC transporter ATP-binding protein — MSTDDAADGGHAAVSQETVPDRESEALLEVRGLDAGYGDLQILTDVDLDVGDEEYVTIVGPNGAGKSTVMKSVFGLTNLMDGTVTFDDEDITGLRPEEIIREGIGYVPQNNNIFRSLTVRENLEMGAYILDTFPDEALEAVYDRFPILEERESQKAGTMSGGQQQMLAMGRALMLEPALLLLDEPSAGLAPDLVDEMFDRIDAINADGTAVLMVEQNAKEALRRCDRGYVLANGRNRYMDDGDALLNDEQVRQDFLGG; from the coding sequence ATGAGCACCGACGACGCGGCCGATGGGGGCCACGCCGCGGTCTCACAGGAGACGGTCCCGGACCGCGAGAGCGAGGCGCTGCTCGAAGTCCGCGGGCTCGACGCCGGCTACGGCGACCTCCAGATCCTGACCGACGTCGACCTCGATGTCGGCGACGAGGAGTACGTCACCATCGTCGGCCCCAACGGCGCCGGAAAATCGACCGTGATGAAGTCCGTGTTCGGGCTCACGAACCTGATGGACGGCACGGTGACGTTCGACGACGAGGACATCACCGGGCTCAGACCGGAGGAGATAATCCGCGAGGGGATCGGGTACGTCCCGCAGAACAACAACATCTTTCGGTCGCTCACGGTCCGGGAGAACCTCGAGATGGGCGCGTACATCCTGGATACGTTTCCGGACGAGGCCCTGGAGGCGGTTTACGACCGGTTCCCCATCCTCGAGGAACGGGAGTCACAGAAGGCCGGCACGATGTCGGGCGGCCAACAGCAGATGCTGGCGATGGGTCGGGCGCTGATGTTGGAACCGGCGCTCCTCCTGCTCGACGAGCCCTCCGCGGGTCTCGCGCCCGACCTCGTCGACGAGATGTTCGACCGCATCGACGCGATCAACGCCGACGGAACCGCCGTGCTGATGGTCGAACAGAACGCGAAGGAAGCTCTGCGGCGCTGTGACCGGGGATACGTCCTCGCGAACGGCCGTAACCGGTATATGGACGACGGCGACGCGCTGCTGAACGACGAGCAGGTCCGACAGGACTTCCTCGGCGGCTGA
- a CDS encoding DUF7344 domain-containing protein: MTDVGAAGSDVADELSTSEIHDVLRNDRRRLVLKRLRATGDAETVSGLAEHIGGIEAGESPPPRNVRQSVYVSLHQTHLPKLDELGIADYDPDGKTVELAANAGALEAYLNVDADGGGVPPSYYVGLGVLGGGALLAAVAGVPGLRAVGPAGVGLALAAALVGAALYDVQARGGSAGFGAD, translated from the coding sequence ATGACAGACGTGGGGGCGGCGGGATCCGACGTGGCCGACGAACTGTCGACCTCGGAGATCCACGACGTGCTCCGGAACGACCGGCGTCGCCTCGTCCTGAAACGGCTCCGGGCGACCGGGGACGCCGAGACGGTCTCGGGGCTGGCCGAACACATCGGCGGGATCGAGGCCGGGGAGTCGCCGCCGCCGCGGAACGTCCGACAGAGCGTCTACGTCTCCCTTCACCAGACCCACCTCCCGAAACTCGACGAACTCGGGATCGCCGACTACGACCCCGACGGGAAGACGGTCGAACTGGCGGCCAACGCCGGCGCCCTCGAGGCGTACCTGAACGTCGACGCCGACGGCGGCGGGGTTCCGCCAAGCTACTACGTCGGCCTCGGGGTCCTCGGGGGTGGAGCGCTCCTCGCCGCCGTCGCGGGGGTTCCCGGGCTCCGGGCGGTCGGTCCGGCGGGCGTCGGCCTCGCACTCGCGGCAGCGCTCGTCGGCGCCGCGCTGTACGACGTCCAGGCCCGGGGCGGCTCTGCCGGGTTCGGCGCGGACTGA
- a CDS encoding alpha/beta fold hydrolase — MTGLLPSETDCPGTSRSVDVGEVRLHTVVAGPDDGEPVVLLHGFPECWYAWHDIVEPLAAAGYRVFAPDQRGYNRSDKPEAVSAYHPDALAGDVSGLLGAVAAADAHVVGHDWGALVGRWLALHTPGRVRTLSALNVPHPAVPRRAVLTDPRQLLRSWYGGFFQLPRLPEFLARRNDWRRAVASMADTSRPEAFDATDFERYRRAWAVPDAFRSMIHWYRVVFRANARPRRRRVDPSTLVLWGAEDAFLRRPLAAKSSAYCDDGRLVLWEDATHWLHHEHPERVADELTRRFAAAGGS, encoded by the coding sequence ATGACCGGCCTCCTGCCGTCGGAAACCGATTGTCCCGGAACCTCGCGGTCCGTCGACGTCGGCGAGGTGCGCCTGCATACGGTCGTCGCCGGCCCCGACGACGGCGAGCCGGTGGTGCTCCTCCACGGGTTCCCGGAGTGTTGGTACGCGTGGCACGACATCGTCGAACCGCTCGCGGCCGCGGGCTATCGGGTCTTCGCCCCCGACCAACGCGGCTACAACCGGAGCGACAAGCCCGAGGCCGTGTCGGCGTACCACCCGGACGCGCTCGCCGGCGACGTGTCGGGACTGCTCGGCGCCGTCGCCGCCGCCGACGCCCACGTCGTCGGCCACGACTGGGGCGCCCTCGTCGGGCGGTGGCTCGCGCTTCATACCCCCGGGCGGGTTCGGACGCTCTCGGCGCTCAACGTTCCCCACCCCGCGGTCCCCCGGCGTGCCGTTCTCACCGACCCCCGGCAGCTTCTGCGGAGCTGGTACGGGGGGTTCTTCCAGCTCCCGCGGCTTCCGGAGTTCCTCGCCCGGCGAAACGACTGGCGGCGCGCGGTGGCGTCGATGGCGGACACGAGCCGTCCGGAGGCGTTCGACGCGACCGACTTCGAGCGGTACCGCCGGGCGTGGGCGGTCCCCGACGCCTTCCGGTCGATGATACACTGGTATCGGGTGGTCTTCAGGGCCAACGCCCGGCCGCGGCGCCGCCGAGTCGATCCGTCGACGCTCGTGCTGTGGGGCGCCGAGGATGCGTTCCTCCGGCGGCCGCTGGCGGCGAAAAGCTCAGCGTACTGCGACGACGGCCGGCTCGTGCTGTGGGAAGACGCCACCCACTGGCTCCACCACGAACACCCCGAGCGGGTGGCCGACGAACTCACTCGACGGTTCGCGGCCGCGGGCGGGTCGTAA
- a CDS encoding AIR synthase-related protein: MPNLGKADRAFLADRVLPNLGADRDDVALGPAHGVDFGLLDVDGTALAIAADPISILPALGFERAGRFALEFVLADVAVSGLAPSHLAISFTLPPEMDDESFSEVWDAINEEAADLGVSIVTGHTARYSGCSFPWVGGATALAVGDHDDVIRPDGATIGDDILVTNGPAVETVGLLSTLFPDAIGLNEPTLSTAQARLDEAACVRDAMTAAAAGDGGVHAMHDATECGLYGAFLEVAASADVRLAVDTDGIPIRPGVRAACDALGIDPWAAGAGGTLVIAVDPDHTAAVREALDAGGTAVGLAGTVERGSGVVVDGEGISHPEVDPAWAAYEELAAASNGDGDG, encoded by the coding sequence ATGCCGAACCTCGGCAAGGCGGACCGGGCGTTCCTCGCCGACCGCGTGCTCCCGAACCTGGGCGCCGACCGCGACGATGTCGCCCTTGGCCCGGCCCACGGCGTCGACTTCGGGCTGCTCGACGTCGACGGCACGGCGCTTGCGATCGCCGCCGACCCGATCTCGATCCTCCCCGCACTCGGCTTCGAGCGCGCCGGCCGCTTCGCCCTGGAGTTCGTGCTCGCGGACGTGGCGGTGTCGGGGCTCGCACCGTCGCATCTCGCGATCTCCTTTACGCTCCCCCCCGAGATGGACGACGAGTCGTTCTCGGAGGTTTGGGACGCGATCAACGAGGAGGCCGCGGACCTCGGCGTCTCGATCGTCACGGGTCACACCGCCCGGTATTCGGGCTGTTCGTTCCCGTGGGTCGGCGGCGCGACCGCGCTCGCGGTCGGCGATCACGACGACGTGATCCGCCCGGACGGCGCCACGATCGGCGACGACATCCTGGTGACGAACGGCCCCGCAGTCGAGACCGTCGGCCTGCTGTCGACGCTGTTTCCGGACGCGATCGGCCTCAACGAGCCGACGCTGTCGACCGCGCAGGCGCGACTCGACGAGGCCGCCTGCGTCCGGGACGCGATGACGGCCGCGGCGGCGGGCGACGGCGGCGTCCACGCGATGCACGACGCCACCGAATGTGGGCTCTACGGCGCGTTCCTGGAGGTCGCAGCGAGCGCCGATGTCCGCCTCGCGGTCGACACCGACGGCATCCCGATCCGGCCCGGGGTCCGGGCGGCCTGCGACGCCCTCGGGATCGACCCCTGGGCGGCGGGGGCCGGCGGCACGCTCGTGATCGCGGTCGACCCCGATCACACCGCGGCGGTCCGGGAGGCCCTCGACGCGGGCGGTACCGCCGTCGGCCTCGCGGGGACCGTCGAGCGCGGCTCCGGCGTCGTCGTCGACGGCGAGGGGATCTCCCACCCGGAGGTCGACCCCGCGTGGGCGGCCTACGAGGAGTTGGCGGCGGCGAGCAACGGTGACGGGGACGGATGA
- a CDS encoding branched-chain amino acid ABC transporter permease: MSVHNDIADRIPGGDAGLIVAVLLVTYAAYVLAGVGLGFTLRGQLNTIATLTFFIGVFAMLSLALNLHWGYTGLFNIGIVGFMAVGIYVMGLVSKPLYEAGGAAQVGGLGLPIVVGMIAGTVAAALLGLVVALPALRLRADYLAIVTIAMSEIVRFSFLSGEFQQFRLFGRRVGFGGGGGLILDYTDPLEVFLSFVGLWDAYLGFVDAFKLFIPNNPKPIIDGLVYGVVLLTFVAAYYWLLKRTGESPFGRVLKAIREDEDVANSLGKNTNRFKIKAFMLGCGLMGLAGVLWFMRSGAVTPNTFRPRITFFVWIALIIGGAGSNTGSILGGAVFAALLYQGPRTLKNLIEAVLPNATAPSGFGPAVAPLIAKLDPAPLLLYTLDSIRQLQLVFMGLVLIWLMHNRPEGMLGHRKETAAGIPLTAQRAREGQAATDGGGGGDDE; the protein is encoded by the coding sequence ATGAGCGTCCACAACGACATTGCGGATCGGATCCCCGGCGGCGATGCGGGGCTCATCGTGGCGGTCCTGCTCGTGACGTACGCCGCGTACGTACTCGCCGGCGTCGGTCTCGGCTTCACCCTGCGCGGACAACTCAACACTATTGCGACGTTGACGTTCTTCATCGGCGTCTTCGCGATGCTGTCGCTCGCTTTGAACCTCCATTGGGGGTACACCGGGCTGTTTAACATCGGTATTGTCGGATTTATGGCGGTCGGGATCTACGTAATGGGGCTGGTTTCGAAGCCGCTATACGAGGCGGGCGGTGCGGCACAGGTCGGTGGACTGGGACTCCCCATCGTCGTTGGGATGATCGCCGGGACGGTTGCCGCCGCGCTTCTGGGACTGGTAGTCGCGCTCCCCGCGTTGCGGCTCCGGGCCGACTACCTCGCGATCGTGACCATCGCGATGTCGGAGATCGTCCGGTTTTCCTTCCTCTCGGGGGAGTTCCAGCAGTTCCGCCTGTTCGGTAGACGCGTGGGGTTCGGCGGCGGAGGAGGGCTTATCCTGGATTACACTGACCCGCTTGAGGTGTTTTTGTCGTTCGTCGGGCTCTGGGACGCCTACCTCGGGTTCGTCGACGCGTTCAAACTCTTCATCCCCAACAACCCGAAACCGATCATCGACGGCCTGGTCTACGGCGTGGTCCTTCTGACGTTCGTCGCGGCGTACTACTGGCTGCTGAAACGCACCGGGGAGTCGCCGTTCGGCCGCGTGCTCAAGGCGATCCGGGAGGACGAGGACGTCGCGAACTCGCTTGGCAAGAACACGAACCGGTTCAAGATCAAGGCGTTTATGCTCGGCTGCGGACTGATGGGGCTCGCGGGAGTCCTCTGGTTTATGCGGAGCGGCGCCGTCACCCCGAACACCTTCCGTCCCCGGATCACGTTCTTCGTCTGGATCGCGCTGATCATCGGCGGCGCGGGGTCGAACACCGGGAGCATTCTCGGTGGCGCGGTCTTCGCCGCCCTACTCTACCAGGGGCCGCGGACGCTGAAGAACCTCATCGAGGCCGTCCTCCCGAACGCCACCGCGCCGTCGGGGTTCGGGCCGGCGGTCGCACCGTTGATCGCGAAGCTTGATCCGGCGCCGCTGCTCCTCTATACCCTCGACAGCATCCGGCAGCTCCAGTTGGTGTTTATGGGACTCGTGCTCATCTGGCTGATGCACAACCGTCCGGAGGGGATGCTCGGCCACCGCAAGGAGACGGCCGCGGGTATTCCGCTGACGGCACAGCGGGCCCGGGAGGGTCAAGCCGCAACCGACGGCGGCGGAGGTGGCGACGATGAGTGA
- the udk gene encoding uridine kinase — translation MTTPSFVIGIAGGTGAGKTTVARLVARSAGDSVTRIPLDNYYEDLSHLPVAEREGINYDHPSAFEWELVREQVSSLLDGTPIEMPNYDFEIHNRTDETTRVEPTDVVIVEGIFALYDDAIRDLCDLRVYVETDADVRILRRIERDVIERGRDLEGVIDQYLSTVKPMHEQFVEPTKKHADIIVPEGANSVAVNLLEERIRAEVTGTAGDWTRESIEEALGERVAADPDG, via the coding sequence ATGACGACCCCCTCGTTCGTGATCGGGATCGCCGGCGGCACCGGCGCGGGGAAGACCACCGTCGCGCGGTTGGTCGCCCGGAGTGCGGGCGACTCGGTCACCCGGATCCCGCTGGACAACTACTACGAGGACCTGAGCCACCTCCCCGTAGCGGAGCGCGAGGGGATCAACTACGACCACCCCTCGGCCTTCGAGTGGGAACTCGTCCGCGAGCAGGTGTCGTCGCTGCTCGACGGCACCCCGATCGAGATGCCGAACTACGACTTCGAGATCCACAACCGGACCGACGAGACGACGCGGGTCGAGCCAACCGACGTCGTCATCGTCGAGGGGATCTTCGCGCTCTACGACGACGCGATCCGGGACCTGTGTGACCTCCGGGTGTACGTCGAAACCGACGCCGACGTACGGATCCTCCGGCGGATCGAGCGCGACGTGATCGAGCGCGGCCGCGACCTCGAGGGCGTGATCGACCAGTACCTCTCGACGGTCAAGCCGATGCACGAGCAGTTCGTCGAACCCACGAAGAAACACGCCGACATCATCGTCCCGGAGGGCGCAAACAGCGTCGCGGTGAACCTGCTGGAGGAGCGGATCCGCGCCGAGGTCACGGGGACAGCCGGGGACTGGACCCGCGAGTCGATCGAGGAGGCGCTCGGCGAGCGGGTCGCGGCCGACCCCGACGGATGA
- a CDS encoding branched-chain amino acid ABC transporter permease — protein sequence MRGLVIGLAGIGLSMTYSILNFANFAHGDYITAGAFSGWATSYLIAGFGRADVGALLLVGASGSVFGGTLGIGVTGTPLAVVAGAVVAGLSTVALTLFVDRTVFKPIRDESGITLLITSVGVAFALRYIIQFVFSSSVRGTTDQPPSVSLYFVDGFVRINAHDIALAVVAGGLMLGVHLLLQLTKLGKAMRAMADNEDLAQITGIPTEQVVRAVWVIGGGLTGVAGYMFVLWKGTLGFNDGWLLLLLIFAAVILGGIGSIYGAIVGGLAIGLTASMSVIWIPSAFSRAAAFFVMIVILLVKPEGIFSGRSTA from the coding sequence ATGCGCGGGCTGGTGATCGGGCTCGCGGGCATCGGGCTGTCGATGACGTACAGCATTCTGAACTTCGCGAACTTCGCCCACGGCGACTACATCACCGCCGGAGCGTTCTCCGGGTGGGCGACCAGCTACCTGATCGCCGGGTTCGGTCGGGCTGATGTCGGCGCTCTCCTCCTGGTCGGCGCCAGCGGGTCGGTATTCGGCGGGACACTCGGCATCGGCGTCACCGGCACGCCGTTGGCGGTCGTCGCCGGGGCAGTAGTGGCCGGGCTATCCACCGTCGCGCTCACGCTTTTCGTCGACCGCACGGTGTTCAAACCCATCCGCGACGAGAGCGGGATCACGCTTCTCATCACCAGCGTCGGGGTTGCGTTCGCACTCCGGTACATCATCCAGTTCGTGTTCAGTTCGAGCGTGCGCGGGACCACCGACCAGCCCCCGTCGGTTTCGCTGTACTTCGTCGACGGCTTCGTCCGGATCAACGCCCACGATATCGCGCTGGCAGTCGTGGCCGGCGGGCTGATGCTCGGCGTCCACCTCCTGCTGCAGCTCACCAAGCTCGGGAAGGCGATGCGCGCAATGGCCGACAACGAGGACCTCGCACAGATCACCGGCATCCCGACCGAACAGGTGGTCCGGGCGGTCTGGGTTATCGGCGGCGGGCTCACCGGCGTCGCGGGGTATATGTTCGTGCTCTGGAAGGGGACGCTCGGGTTCAACGACGGGTGGCTCCTCCTTCTCCTCATCTTCGCTGCGGTCATCCTCGGCGGGATCGGCTCGATCTACGGCGCCATCGTCGGCGGGCTCGCGATCGGGCTGACCGCGTCGATGTCGGTCATCTGGATCCCCTCGGCGTTCTCCCGGGCGGCGGCGTTCTTCGTGATGATCGTCATCCTGCTGGTGAAGCCGGAAGGGATCTTCTCCGGGAGGTCGACAGCATGA
- a CDS encoding DUF309 domain-containing protein has protein sequence MDDHTQDNTVEPPASGSPTGWDAHRGTSNGWEHGTLRRAVIHGVRLYNTGEYHMAHDCFEVEWYNYGRGTTESAFLHGMVQVAAGTYKHVDFENDDGMRSLFHTALEYLSGLPSDYYGVDVNNVRSTLQAALDDPKALDGWKIELDGDRPVGTSPDYEYAERLG, from the coding sequence ATGGATGATCATACCCAAGACAATACCGTGGAGCCTCCTGCGTCGGGGAGTCCGACTGGGTGGGATGCTCATCGCGGCACGTCCAACGGGTGGGAACACGGCACACTCCGGCGAGCCGTAATTCACGGGGTACGGCTCTATAACACCGGAGAGTATCATATGGCGCACGATTGTTTCGAAGTGGAGTGGTATAATTATGGGCGTGGGACCACCGAGAGCGCGTTTCTTCACGGGATGGTACAGGTCGCGGCCGGCACGTACAAGCACGTCGACTTCGAGAACGACGACGGAATGCGTTCGCTCTTTCACACGGCGCTTGAATATCTCTCAGGGCTACCGTCGGACTATTACGGGGTGGATGTCAACAACGTGCGTTCCACACTTCAGGCAGCCCTTGACGACCCGAAAGCCCTCGACGGATGGAAAATCGAACTTGATGGAGATCGACCAGTGGGAACCTCTCCTGATTATGAGTACGCCGAACGATTAGGGTGA